In Spinacia oleracea cultivar Varoflay chromosome 5, BTI_SOV_V1, whole genome shotgun sequence, a single window of DNA contains:
- the LOC110791687 gene encoding uncharacterized protein: protein MSNKFTIPPVSFPSSGPSPATPATTTPGPTGRNPPGMLHQRQVPTAPFQPPRPSSIPFMSFDIGSAAASSSSTSFPPPQLRQDIASSSGGLFSDEIPLLEELEINPSLIWRKTRSLLNPFRVDSYLHSDPDLSGPFLYYIAFGLFQLLAGKVQFGVILGWIAISSIFVYSMLNFLAGKNGNLDLYRCFSVVGYCLMPIVIYSAASLFLPPAGTTVGFIVAAVFVIWSTRVCSRLLAVDELGASEHRGLIAYPCFLIYCLFSMLVMF from the coding sequence ATGTCCAACAAATTCACCATCCCGCCGGTGTCCTTCCCGTCGTCAGGACCGTCGCCAGCAACACCCGCTACCACCACCCCCGGTCCCACCGGCCGCAATCCACCAGGCATGCTCCACCAACGCCAAGTCCCAACGGCACCATTTCAACCACCGCGTCCCTCCTCCATCCCTTTCATGTCCTTCGACATCGGATCCGCCGCCGCCTCTTCATCTTCCACCTCCTTCCCACCTCCACAACTACGCCAGGACATAGCCTCCTCCTCCGGCGGCCTCTTCTCCGACGAAATCCCTCTCCTGGAAGAACTCGAGATCAACCCATCCCTAATATGGCGCAAAACTCGCTCCTTACTCAACCCATTCCGAGTCGACTCATACCTCCACTCTGACCCCGACCTCTCCGGCCCTTTCCTCTACTACATTGCCTTCGGACTCTTCCAATTACTCGCCGGAAAAGTTCAATTCGGCGTCATCTTAGGCTGGATTGCGATCTCCTCCATCTTTGTTTACTCGATGTTAAACTTTCTAGCTGGAAAAAATGGGAATTTGGATTTGTATCGGTGTTTCAGCGTGGTTGGGTATTGTTTGATGCCAATTGTAATCTACTCTGCTGCCTCACTCTTTCTCCCTCCTGCCGGAACTACAGTTGGGTTTATTGTTGCTGCAGTTTTCGTGATTTGGTCAACTAGGGTTTGCTCTCGGCTTCTGGCGGTTGATGAATTGGGAGCTTCCGAACATCGTGGGTTGATTGCTTATCCTTGTTTCTTGATTTACTGTCTGTTTTCTATGCTtgttatgttttga